In the genome of Xanthobacteraceae bacterium, one region contains:
- a CDS encoding GtrA family protein: MRALLKQVFSFGLIGFVNAAIDAAVFFTVYHTLTESLVAANVCAWLVAVTCSYFLNSRFTFGKQPRLKDYLFFAATQTGGLVANTTALVVAVKLLAPFVDASAALVLAKIIGIGAGFVVNFTLARFLVFRAPN, encoded by the coding sequence ATGCGCGCATTACTGAAACAGGTTTTCTCGTTCGGCCTGATCGGCTTCGTGAACGCGGCGATCGACGCTGCCGTGTTCTTCACGGTCTATCATACGCTGACCGAGAGCCTCGTGGCGGCAAACGTCTGCGCCTGGCTGGTCGCGGTGACCTGCTCGTATTTCCTCAATTCGCGTTTTACCTTCGGCAAGCAGCCGCGGCTGAAGGACTACCTGTTCTTCGCCGCGACCCAGACCGGAGGGCTGGTCGCGAACACGACGGCGCTGGTGGTGGCGGTAAAGCTGCTCGCACCATTCGTCGATGCGTCGGCCGCGCTGGTGCTCGCCAAGATCATCGGCATCGGCGCGGGCTTCGTGGTGAACTTCACGCTCGCGCGTTTTCTGGTGTTCCGCGCGCCCAACTAG
- a CDS encoding ChbG/HpnK family deacetylase: protein MKRIVLCADDYGLAPGVSQAIRELIALGRLNATSAMTVFPDLAEEAKRLAVTPSPAPVQIGLHVTLSGGFKPLVSAPMPTRDGMLPPMAVLYSPLSRFRIVRAAVAAEVEAQIEAFKRAFGRAPDYIDGHHHVQLLPGVRKPLLETVAKLAPKAWVRQCAPLQKSKLLRADNKTRLIGALSIAFAKLAGRHGIKTNPSFSGAYNYGGTDSFAGLFARFVAEITDGGVIMCHPGHIDDVLRSRDILIERRQEEYSLLASEQFHVAMKEAGATLAGEAGTS, encoded by the coding sequence GTGAAGCGCATCGTTCTGTGCGCGGACGATTATGGTCTTGCGCCCGGCGTCTCGCAGGCAATCCGCGAACTGATTGCGCTAGGCCGCCTGAATGCCACTTCGGCGATGACGGTATTTCCCGATCTTGCGGAAGAAGCGAAACGCCTCGCCGTCACGCCTTCGCCAGCGCCGGTCCAGATCGGATTGCATGTAACACTGAGCGGCGGCTTCAAGCCGCTGGTGTCAGCACCGATGCCGACGCGCGACGGCATGCTGCCGCCGATGGCGGTGTTATATTCCCCGCTGTCGCGGTTCCGGATCGTGCGGGCCGCAGTCGCCGCAGAAGTCGAAGCGCAGATCGAGGCGTTCAAACGTGCCTTCGGCCGCGCGCCGGATTACATCGACGGGCACCACCACGTTCAGCTGCTGCCAGGCGTGCGCAAACCGCTTTTGGAAACGGTCGCAAAACTCGCGCCGAAAGCATGGGTCCGGCAATGCGCGCCGCTGCAAAAGAGCAAGCTGCTCCGCGCCGACAACAAGACCCGTCTGATCGGCGCGCTCAGCATTGCCTTTGCAAAGCTGGCCGGGCGCCATGGAATCAAGACGAACCCCTCGTTTTCGGGCGCCTACAACTATGGCGGCACGGATTCCTTCGCCGGTCTGTTCGCGCGCTTTGTTGCTGAAATTACCGATGGCGGCGTCATCATGTGCCATCCCGGTCATATTGACGATGTGCTGCGCTCCCGCGACATTTTGATCGAACGCCGCCAAGAGGAATATTCCTTGCTTGCCAGCGAGCAGTTTCACGTCGCGATGAAAGAAGCAGGAGCCACGCTTGCCGGAGAAGCCGGAACTTCTTGA
- a CDS encoding glycosyltransferase family 2 protein, with protein MTAETLQHPRDGLSIVVPLFNEATGLPVLHGKLMEMCARLAAAHGLKTEVVYVDDGSRDNTLAVARGLPASSASVQTVSLSRNFGKEAALLAGLDVARLGAVMFMDGDGQHPPELAEKLVALWRVDGYDVVYTAKANRDNEPLLRRLFAKLFYGVLNFNARAPIPEDAGDFRLLSPRAVEALRKLPERNRFFKGLSSWIGFKQVRVPYEPAPRAHGVTNWNMRALLGLSIEGITAFSAAPLRIASLLGLLLSGTAFLFGLWILAETLILGKNVPGYPSVIVGIMVIGGVQLLVLGVIGEYIAKILSELKRRPSYFVAEHETREAGEKPVQEKSPREAAE; from the coding sequence ATGACCGCCGAAACCCTACAGCACCCGCGCGACGGGCTATCCATCGTCGTCCCGCTGTTCAACGAAGCCACAGGCCTGCCCGTCTTGCATGGCAAGCTAATGGAGATGTGCGCGCGGCTGGCTGCGGCCCATGGCCTGAAAACCGAGGTCGTCTATGTGGACGACGGCAGCCGCGACAACACGCTCGCGGTCGCGCGCGGGTTGCCCGCGTCCAGTGCGAGCGTGCAGACGGTTTCGCTATCGCGGAATTTCGGGAAAGAAGCGGCCTTGCTCGCCGGCCTCGACGTTGCGCGGCTCGGCGCGGTGATGTTTATGGATGGCGACGGCCAGCATCCGCCGGAACTGGCGGAGAAGCTGGTCGCGCTCTGGCGCGTTGACGGCTACGACGTGGTGTATACCGCCAAGGCGAACCGCGATAACGAGCCGCTGCTCCGCCGTCTGTTCGCGAAACTTTTCTATGGCGTGCTGAACTTCAATGCGCGCGCGCCGATCCCCGAAGACGCGGGCGATTTTCGCCTGCTCTCGCCGCGCGCGGTCGAGGCGCTGCGCAAACTTCCGGAACGCAATCGCTTCTTCAAAGGCTTGTCGAGCTGGATCGGATTCAAGCAGGTGCGCGTGCCCTACGAACCTGCCCCGCGCGCGCATGGCGTGACTAACTGGAATATGCGCGCCCTGCTCGGCCTCTCGATCGAAGGCATCACCGCGTTCTCGGCCGCACCGCTGCGCATCGCCAGCCTGCTCGGATTGCTGCTTTCGGGCACCGCGTTTCTGTTCGGGCTATGGATTCTGGCGGAGACGCTCATCCTCGGCAAGAACGTGCCGGGTTATCCCTCGGTGATCGTAGGCATCATGGTGATCGGCGGCGTGCAGTTGCTCGTACTCGGCGTGATCGGCGAATACATCGCCAAGATTCTCTCCGAGTTGAAGCGCCGTCCTTCCTATTTCGTCGCGGAACACGAAACACGCGAAGCCGGTGAGAAGCCGGTGCAAGAGAAATCTCCGCGCGAGGCCGCCGAGTGA